In Saccharolobus solfataricus, a genomic segment contains:
- the cas7a gene encoding type I-A CRISPR-associated protein Cas7/Csa2 yields the protein MIGGSGRFLVNLESLNGVESIGNLTKHRTAPVVLKTSTGYLVRYVPVISGEALAHAYQASLVDIAKKEGLPVGNLSSQYEFIKFSTDEALKIEGIKEPKDYNDARRFEVEVMLKDVIADVGGFMYAGSAPVRRTSRIKLGYMIPALRGDEIPAQLEAQFHVRFSNKPVKGSQAIFNVEVSSALYTFSFELDEDLIAVPSTVGEKVKGEEELERQKARRVDSAIKALYSLLAGNFGGKRSRFLPSMKLMSLVVVKTDFPFIPEPGHDDSYIKTTVMRLEKAKSVLNGNVAKVYVINNEGIEVGEGATVLSSVEDLVAKLKEK from the coding sequence ATGATAGGCGGTTCAGGTAGATTTTTAGTAAATCTGGAGTCGCTGAATGGTGTTGAGAGTATAGGGAACTTAACCAAGCACAGAACCGCTCCAGTTGTGTTAAAGACTTCAACCGGTTATTTAGTGAGATATGTTCCAGTGATTTCCGGAGAAGCCTTAGCTCATGCCTATCAAGCAAGCCTAGTGGATATAGCTAAAAAAGAGGGATTGCCTGTAGGTAATTTATCTTCTCAATACGAGTTCATAAAGTTCTCAACCGATGAGGCGTTAAAGATTGAAGGGATAAAGGAACCCAAGGATTATAATGATGCGAGGAGGTTCGAGGTAGAGGTGATGCTTAAGGACGTCATTGCTGATGTTGGAGGTTTCATGTACGCTGGAAGTGCTCCGGTGAGAAGAACATCAAGGATAAAGTTAGGTTATATGATACCGGCTTTAAGGGGAGACGAAATACCTGCACAACTAGAAGCGCAATTTCACGTGAGATTCTCAAATAAGCCTGTTAAAGGTTCTCAAGCTATCTTCAACGTGGAAGTGTCCTCTGCTCTCTACACGTTTTCGTTTGAACTTGACGAAGATTTGATAGCAGTTCCATCTACTGTGGGGGAAAAGGTTAAAGGCGAAGAGGAGTTAGAGAGGCAAAAGGCTCGAAGGGTTGACTCTGCAATTAAAGCCCTTTACTCTTTGCTAGCGGGTAATTTCGGAGGGAAGAGGTCTAGGTTCTTACCATCCATGAAGTTGATGTCTTTAGTAGTGGTGAAGACTGATTTCCCATTCATACCGGAACCTGGGCATGACGATAGTTACATTAAGACCACTGTTATGAGGTTAGAGAAGGCTAAAAGTGTGTTGAACGGAAATGTAGCTAAGGTCTATGTGATTAACAATGAGGGTATAGAAGTGGGTGAAGGAGCTACAGTACTGTCAAGTGTTGAGGATTTGGTAGCTAAATTAAAGGAAAAGTAG
- the cas5a gene encoding type I-A CRISPR-associated protein Cas5a — MIYSKVFLKLHWGFSVVKPSAAKAKSGFYLPPPTTLIGALSYGKFRGIDNTNLGKIYGSPAYNFRNVMATARLESEGAYTEDIVRNVISYFQRKDRRDNPRYIYGVIPTGKVYMPNGTLVVVYVTDSMSKEELEKLSWSITRIGGKECLVSVENVEIGEAKKVSGRMKTRYYFRDTVKVVGKKEFLEYVTFWEENGYIWGKEGGPIRYILPVATYPLASKEVEVEAKEAYEVGGEYVVFS; from the coding sequence TTGATCTACTCTAAGGTTTTTTTAAAACTTCATTGGGGTTTTTCCGTAGTTAAGCCCTCAGCAGCTAAGGCAAAGTCAGGGTTCTATTTACCACCTCCTACTACATTGATTGGAGCTTTATCCTACGGTAAATTTAGGGGGATTGATAATACTAATTTAGGCAAGATTTACGGTAGTCCGGCGTATAATTTTAGGAACGTTATGGCTACTGCTAGATTAGAGTCTGAGGGAGCTTACACTGAGGATATTGTTAGAAACGTTATATCTTATTTCCAACGTAAGGATAGGAGGGATAATCCGAGATATATTTACGGAGTGATCCCTACTGGTAAAGTGTATATGCCTAACGGTACGTTAGTTGTCGTCTACGTAACTGATTCCATGAGCAAGGAAGAGCTGGAAAAACTCAGCTGGAGTATAACTAGGATAGGAGGTAAGGAGTGTTTGGTAAGTGTGGAGAACGTTGAAATTGGGGAGGCTAAGAAGGTTTCAGGTAGGATGAAAACTAGATATTATTTTAGAGATACTGTAAAGGTAGTAGGTAAGAAGGAGTTTTTGGAATATGTTACTTTTTGGGAAGAGAACGGGTATATATGGGGAAAGGAGGGAGGACCAATAAGGTACATCTTGCCGGTGGCTACCTATCCCTTAGCTAGTAAGGAGGTTGAAGTTGAGGCTAAGGAAGCATATGAGGTTGGTGGAGAATATGTTGTCTTTAGCTGA
- the cas3 gene encoding CRISPR-associated helicase Cas3', which yields MLSLADFYNDFITRHGFEERKGIEETLLNLENGHSVILKAPTGYGKTTLTMILANAVSSDIDLGSRVIHVLPYRAIVQDLYLKLKNYADRGVIYTKNIGAQDMDYQDSPFFMKKVNVTTLDTFILNLFKLPTVDFKLIFKNYGSHYEFPRALIYSSIVIFDEFHLLGEDGKSLGAGLAALEVLRDAGVPIVVTSATIDKGLERVLMNKLGKNVKVVNADDFKIDRKIYVNVLENDEISITEEKVKEGKRVLLVYNTRMGAIEAYKKLKGRGLSPILIHSKFSKKDRIDKVNKINEAKLVVSTQVIEAGIDTSFDVLITEASPSHNLIQRAGRVARYGKGGRGKLEGEVYIFPFSGKVYDEREVKETVERVRELKTIDENLLIERDYTEVIDSILAKDLSVIDNSVFVDSKKVKSIYEKICSITRNASIILGFPPNSNDVNDAIPLTEEEAIKIIESKGSSAFVGNGNVKLYNKKCLQLEMLKNDILGVRIQDYNSEIGGVY from the coding sequence ATGTTGTCTTTAGCTGATTTCTATAACGATTTCATAACTCGTCATGGCTTTGAGGAAAGGAAGGGTATTGAAGAGACTTTACTAAATTTGGAAAACGGGCATAGCGTTATACTTAAGGCTCCCACTGGTTACGGTAAAACAACGTTAACTATGATTTTAGCTAATGCCGTTAGTAGTGATATTGACCTAGGTAGTAGGGTTATTCACGTATTGCCGTATAGGGCTATTGTGCAAGATTTGTATCTAAAGCTGAAAAATTACGCTGATAGAGGGGTAATTTACACTAAGAATATTGGTGCCCAAGACATGGATTATCAAGATTCCCCTTTTTTCATGAAGAAAGTTAACGTTACGACTCTAGATACCTTCATTCTCAATTTGTTTAAATTACCTACTGTTGATTTTAAGTTAATTTTTAAAAATTACGGTTCTCATTATGAGTTCCCTAGGGCGTTAATATATAGTAGTATTGTAATATTTGATGAATTTCACTTATTGGGAGAGGATGGTAAGAGTTTAGGAGCTGGACTTGCCGCTTTAGAAGTTTTGAGGGATGCGGGTGTTCCGATAGTAGTTACTTCAGCTACAATAGATAAGGGGTTGGAGAGGGTTTTGATGAACAAGCTGGGTAAGAATGTAAAGGTAGTTAACGCGGATGATTTTAAAATTGATAGAAAGATATACGTTAACGTATTGGAGAATGATGAGATTTCCATTACTGAGGAAAAGGTAAAAGAGGGTAAGAGGGTTCTTTTGGTTTACAATACGAGAATGGGGGCAATTGAAGCCTATAAGAAGTTAAAGGGAAGGGGGTTATCTCCTATTCTAATTCACAGTAAGTTCAGTAAAAAGGATAGGATAGATAAAGTGAACAAGATAAACGAGGCAAAGCTGGTAGTTTCAACTCAAGTTATAGAGGCCGGTATTGATACTTCTTTTGACGTTTTAATAACTGAAGCTTCTCCCTCTCATAATCTAATTCAAAGGGCTGGTAGGGTTGCGAGGTATGGGAAGGGAGGAAGAGGGAAATTAGAGGGCGAGGTTTACATTTTCCCGTTTAGTGGAAAGGTTTATGATGAGAGGGAGGTTAAGGAGACTGTGGAAAGGGTAAGGGAACTAAAGACTATTGATGAGAACTTACTCATTGAAAGGGATTACACAGAGGTGATTGATTCGATTCTGGCTAAGGATCTATCTGTAATAGATAACTCCGTTTTCGTGGACTCTAAAAAGGTGAAGTCGATATACGAGAAGATTTGTTCTATTACTAGGAATGCAAGTATCATATTGGGATTTCCGCCAAACAGTAATGACGTTAATGATGCTATACCCTTAACTGAGGAGGAGGCAATTAAAATAATAGAGAGTAAGGGAAGTTCTGCGTTTGTTGGGAATGGTAATGTTAAATTATATAACAAGAAATGCCTTCAATTGGAAATGTTGAAGAATGATATTTTAGGAGTTAGGATTCAAGATTATAATAGTGAAATAGGTGGTGTGTATTGA
- a CDS encoding CRISPR-associated endonuclease Cas3'' yields the protein MIKPCAYEKQGLIDHAIGSYRVLDGKISESYYKIISRRLERYGIVLDLNGVKEMVKDVVVLHDMGKAGEYYQNQFDDNCNPLKSNFSFIYHELGSALFFYYDYEPIDVEKAEEVKSLLTLAVLNHLNAIRVISDYLVNKFPDNFDERMIKLNKYGSIMLQNLRGVISKSLKVRDYTFDDYHDMLYAFSKKSDKYLKLYNLFLAPIMLGDNLDSSLVRNNGSKTGFVRILEGELNGGSTL from the coding sequence TTGATCAAGCCTTGCGCTTATGAGAAACAAGGTTTAATTGATCACGCTATTGGTTCTTATAGGGTTTTAGATGGTAAAATAAGTGAGTCTTATTATAAGATTATCTCGAGAAGATTGGAGAGATATGGAATAGTTCTTGATCTAAACGGTGTTAAGGAAATGGTTAAGGACGTCGTTGTCCTTCACGATATGGGAAAAGCCGGCGAGTATTACCAGAATCAGTTCGACGATAATTGTAATCCTCTAAAGAGTAACTTCTCTTTCATATATCATGAACTCGGTTCGGCTCTATTTTTCTATTATGATTATGAACCTATTGACGTCGAGAAAGCTGAGGAGGTTAAGTCTTTGTTGACTTTAGCTGTTCTAAATCACTTGAACGCAATTAGGGTGATATCTGATTATCTAGTGAATAAGTTTCCAGACAATTTTGATGAAAGGATGATAAAGCTTAATAAGTACGGGAGTATTATGTTGCAAAACCTAAGAGGTGTGATTTCCAAGAGCTTAAAAGTTAGGGATTACACTTTTGATGACTACCATGATATGCTGTATGCGTTTTCTAAGAAGAGTGATAAATATTTAAAGTTGTATAATCTTTTTTTAGCCCCAATAATGTTGGGGGATAATTTAGATAGTAGTTTAGTTCGAAATAATGGAAGTAAAACCGGATTTGTTCGTATATTGGAGGGTGAGTTAAATGGAGGTTCCACTCTATAA
- the csaX gene encoding type I-A CRISPR-associated protein CsaX, with product MEVPLYNIFGDNYIIQVATEAENSSIYNNKVEIDDDELRNVLNLAYKIAKNNEDAAAERRGKAKKKKGEEGETTTSNVILPLSGNDKNPWTETLKCYNFPTTVALSEVFKNFSQVKECEEVSAPSFVKPEFYEFGRSPGMVERTRRVKLEVEPHYLIIAAAGWVLTRLGKAMVSEGDYVGVNVFTPTRGILYSLIQNVNGIIPGIKPETAFGLWIARKVVSSVTNPNVSVMRIYTISDAAGQNPTTINGGFSIDLTKLLEKRDLLSERLEAIARNALSISSNMRERYIVLANYIYEYLTGSKRLEDLLYFANRDLIMNLNSDEERVRDLKLISTYVNGELIRGEG from the coding sequence ATGGAGGTTCCACTCTATAATATATTTGGAGATAATTACATAATTCAGGTCGCAACGGAAGCAGAGAATTCATCTATATACAATAATAAAGTGGAAATAGACGATGACGAGTTAAGAAATGTACTGAACTTAGCTTATAAGATAGCTAAAAATAATGAGGATGCGGCAGCGGAGAGGAGAGGCAAGGCAAAAAAGAAAAAGGGAGAGGAAGGGGAGACCACTACGTCAAACGTAATTTTACCTTTAAGCGGAAATGACAAGAACCCTTGGACAGAGACGTTAAAATGTTATAATTTCCCCACGACTGTAGCTCTATCTGAGGTCTTTAAGAACTTCTCACAAGTGAAGGAGTGTGAGGAAGTAAGTGCGCCATCCTTTGTAAAGCCTGAGTTTTATGAGTTTGGAAGATCACCGGGAATGGTGGAGAGAACTAGAAGGGTGAAACTGGAAGTAGAGCCACATTACCTAATTATAGCTGCTGCTGGGTGGGTTTTAACTAGACTAGGAAAGGCTATGGTTAGTGAGGGTGACTACGTAGGAGTAAACGTGTTTACTCCAACGAGGGGTATTCTCTACAGTTTGATTCAAAACGTTAACGGAATTATACCCGGTATAAAGCCAGAGACTGCCTTTGGGCTTTGGATAGCTAGAAAGGTGGTAAGTAGTGTTACTAATCCCAACGTTAGTGTGATGAGAATTTATACCATTTCTGATGCTGCTGGGCAGAACCCCACCACAATAAATGGAGGCTTCTCCATAGACTTGACTAAATTATTGGAAAAGAGGGATCTATTGAGTGAAAGGTTAGAGGCAATAGCTAGGAATGCATTAAGTATAAGTAGTAATATGAGAGAAAGATACATCGTTTTAGCAAATTACATTTATGAGTACTTGACTGGATCTAAAAGGCTCGAGGACTTGCTATATTTCGCCAATAGGGACTTAATTATGAACTTAAACTCCGATGAGGAAAGGGTTAGAGATCTTAAGTTAATTTCAACATATGTTAATGGAGAGTTAATAAGAGGAGAAGGATAG
- the cas6 gene encoding CRISPR-associated endoribonuclease Cas6 yields the protein MPLIFKIGYNVIPLQDVILPTPSSKVLKYLIQSGKLIPSLKDLITSRDKYKPIFISHLGFNQRRIFQTNGNLKTITKGSRLSSIIAFSTQANVLSEVADEGIFETVYGKFHIMIESIEIVEVEKLKEEVEKHMNDNIRVRFVSPTLLSSKVLLPPSLSERYKKIHAGYSTLPSVGLIVAYAYNVYCNLIGKKEVEVRAFKFGILSNALSRIIGYDLHPVTVAIGEDSKGNLRKARGVMGWIEFDIPDERLKRRALNYLLTSSYLGIGRSRGIGFGEIRLEFRKIEEKEG from the coding sequence GTGCCATTAATTTTTAAGATAGGGTATAACGTTATCCCTCTACAAGACGTTATTTTGCCTACTCCATCATCTAAGGTGTTAAAATACTTAATACAGAGTGGAAAATTAATCCCTTCGTTAAAGGACTTAATTACATCAAGGGATAAATACAAACCAATTTTTATATCCCATCTCGGTTTCAACCAGAGGAGGATTTTCCAGACTAATGGAAACTTGAAGACTATAACCAAGGGAAGCAGGCTTTCCTCAATAATAGCCTTTTCTACACAAGCTAACGTTTTGTCTGAAGTTGCAGATGAGGGTATCTTCGAAACTGTTTATGGCAAATTTCACATAATGATTGAGAGTATAGAAATAGTGGAAGTTGAGAAGCTAAAGGAAGAGGTTGAAAAGCACATGAACGATAATATAAGAGTGAGGTTTGTTTCCCCTACATTGCTTTCGTCTAAGGTTTTACTTCCTCCTTCCCTTTCTGAAAGGTATAAGAAAATCCATGCGGGTTACTCAACTTTGCCATCAGTTGGCTTAATTGTTGCTTACGCTTATAATGTATATTGCAATTTGATTGGGAAGAAGGAAGTTGAGGTCAGAGCGTTTAAATTTGGCATTCTTTCTAATGCCTTATCTAGAATTATAGGTTATGATTTACATCCAGTTACCGTTGCCATTGGTGAGGATAGTAAGGGAAATTTAAGAAAAGCGAGGGGTGTTATGGGTTGGATTGAGTTCGACATTCCAGATGAGAGGTTGAAGAGGAGAGCTTTGAATTATTTGTTAACATCTTCTTACTTGGGTATAGGAAGAAGTAGGGGTATTGGGTTTGGTGAGATAAGATTGGAGTTTAGGAAAATAGAGGAAAAAGAGGGTTAA
- a CDS encoding hydantoinase/oxoprolinase family protein: MKCKVAIDIGGTFTDFIILSEVGEVSTIKFLTNPRNPGEVIQNVIKGLNCEVEEVVHATTLATNALLGQENLNIPRTALLTTKGFRDVIEIGRQNRPRLYDLYFEKPKQIVPRELRIEVDERVNADGEILKEVDEIEVEEKVSKIKAEAVAVSYLHSYINPHNELKTKEVLKKYFKYISISSEVAPEPREYERTSTTVINAALMPIVSSYLENIQSSLPTDNFYIMSSSGGLVDINEALNKSVQLIESGPAAGVIASASFLPEENLISFDMGGTTAKAGVVINGKFEITSEYEVGGEVHHGRVVKGSGYPIRFPFVDLAEVSAGGGTIIWRDEANALRVGPISAGADPGPICYNKGGNKPTITDANLVLGRLGEELLGGNMKLYKEKALEGLSRLGDPYEVSKVALDLVNLEMARAIRLVTVERGLDPSNFSLIAFGGAGPQHALYLADEIGIKRVIIPPYPGLFSALGLLLADWRFEARKSYPKDLERDFKELENKLIERLKKVDYFIRYADVRYKGQGWELTIQVPENVNEIRKVFEDKHLATYGFVMSDREIEIVTIRVFAIRRRVTPKISPTFGNENKPKEIRKVLIEDDWVNTEVYVREKLPKGFEIRGPAIIEEYSSTIVVKPGWKALVDDSIIMVRE, from the coding sequence GTGAAGTGTAAGGTTGCAATCGATATTGGAGGAACTTTTACTGATTTCATAATACTCTCCGAGGTAGGTGAAGTTAGTACGATAAAATTTTTAACTAATCCCAGAAATCCTGGTGAGGTAATACAAAATGTAATAAAAGGCTTAAACTGCGAGGTAGAGGAGGTAGTGCATGCCACGACATTAGCTACAAACGCTTTATTAGGGCAGGAGAATCTTAACATTCCCAGAACTGCTCTTCTTACTACTAAAGGTTTTAGAGATGTAATAGAAATAGGGAGACAAAATAGGCCTAGATTGTATGATCTGTATTTCGAAAAACCTAAACAAATAGTCCCCAGAGAGTTAAGAATAGAGGTAGATGAGAGAGTTAATGCAGATGGTGAAATTTTAAAAGAGGTAGATGAGATAGAGGTAGAGGAAAAGGTAAGCAAGATAAAAGCCGAAGCCGTAGCAGTGAGTTATTTACACTCTTATATTAATCCACATAATGAATTAAAGACTAAGGAGGTCTTAAAGAAATATTTTAAGTATATCTCAATATCCTCAGAAGTAGCTCCAGAACCACGAGAGTACGAAAGAACTTCTACCACGGTAATTAATGCAGCTTTAATGCCAATAGTCTCCTCTTATCTTGAAAATATCCAGTCTTCTTTACCGACTGATAATTTTTATATAATGTCAAGCTCTGGAGGGCTAGTAGATATTAATGAGGCTTTAAATAAGTCCGTCCAATTAATAGAATCTGGTCCTGCAGCTGGAGTGATAGCGTCAGCCAGTTTCCTTCCCGAGGAGAACTTAATAAGTTTTGATATGGGAGGGACTACAGCAAAAGCGGGAGTCGTAATAAACGGCAAATTCGAGATAACTTCTGAGTATGAAGTAGGAGGAGAGGTTCATCACGGTAGAGTGGTTAAGGGTAGCGGGTACCCGATAAGGTTTCCCTTTGTGGACTTAGCAGAAGTTTCAGCTGGAGGAGGTACGATTATATGGAGAGATGAGGCTAACGCTTTAAGGGTGGGACCGATAAGTGCTGGTGCAGATCCCGGACCGATATGTTATAACAAAGGGGGAAATAAACCAACGATAACTGATGCTAATTTAGTCTTAGGTAGACTTGGAGAGGAATTATTAGGAGGAAACATGAAACTTTATAAAGAGAAGGCCTTAGAGGGCTTATCTAGACTAGGTGATCCATATGAGGTAAGTAAAGTCGCGTTAGATTTAGTCAATTTAGAAATGGCTAGGGCTATAAGGTTAGTTACTGTTGAGAGGGGCTTAGATCCGTCAAATTTCTCTCTTATAGCTTTTGGAGGGGCTGGTCCTCAACATGCGTTATATTTAGCCGATGAGATAGGTATAAAAAGGGTAATAATTCCACCTTATCCTGGACTGTTTAGTGCATTAGGACTTTTACTTGCTGACTGGCGTTTTGAGGCTAGGAAATCTTACCCTAAAGACTTAGAGAGGGACTTCAAGGAGTTAGAAAATAAATTAATTGAAAGGCTCAAAAAGGTTGATTACTTCATTAGATATGCCGATGTTAGATATAAGGGGCAGGGATGGGAACTGACAATTCAGGTTCCAGAAAACGTTAATGAAATTAGAAAGGTGTTCGAGGATAAACATTTAGCTACATATGGTTTCGTTATGAGTGATAGGGAAATAGAGATAGTTACTATAAGGGTGTTCGCAATTAGAAGGAGAGTTACGCCAAAAATATCACCTACATTTGGGAACGAAAACAAACCTAAGGAAATTAGAAAGGTTCTAATAGAAGATGATTGGGTTAATACAGAGGTCTACGTTAGGGAGAAGTTACCTAAGGGATTTGAAATAAGGGGTCCGGCAATTATTGAGGAGTATAGCTCTACTATCGTGGTCAAGCCAGGTTGGAAGGCTTTAGTAGATGATTCAATTATAATGGTGAGAGAATGA
- a CDS encoding hydantoinase B/oxoprolinase family protein, protein MTSWEIIHKAFEFIAEEMGVMLKRSAMSPNIRERMDHSCAILDAEGNIIAQAEHIPVHLGSFSVGVKNTLKIVNLEEGDMVILNDPYISGTHLNDVMLLAPIYYNGKLIGYVVNKAHHVDVGGPSPGSLNPYATTIYEEGLVIPPVKIIKKGKLNEEIVEIIRENFKVPEVSLGDLNAQISANLNGVLRVKQLIDKYGLDRVLSSWAKSIEYGRSLALSEISKWNEGSFEDEDYLELDTLKRIRVKITISDKGIIADFNGTDNQVEAPFNAVYGVTFSAVSFVVRSLIGKDIPTNEGFYSVIKVIAPEGTIVNPLKPAAVGGGNVETSQRIADVTFKAFSHSIPVPAASSGTMMNVMMGGTYKGKYWAYYETIGGGMGGRPNKDGVSGVHVNMTNTLNTPIEIAERHYPILFTTYRIREGSGGKGMYRGGDGIIRAFKVLEKTKLSIMAERFKVPPWGLKGGENGKPGRVTIIRKGNVVEEMPSKFSTILNPGDEVIIETPGGGGYGSEK, encoded by the coding sequence ATGACGAGTTGGGAAATAATTCATAAGGCTTTTGAATTTATTGCAGAAGAAATGGGAGTTATGTTAAAGAGATCGGCGATGTCACCTAATATTAGGGAGAGAATGGACCACAGTTGTGCCATTTTAGACGCTGAGGGAAATATCATAGCTCAGGCTGAGCATATACCCGTTCATCTAGGTTCCTTCAGTGTAGGAGTTAAGAATACTCTGAAAATCGTTAATTTAGAAGAGGGCGATATGGTTATATTAAATGACCCTTACATTTCTGGTACTCACTTAAATGACGTAATGCTGTTAGCCCCTATTTATTATAACGGTAAACTCATAGGATACGTTGTTAATAAAGCTCATCATGTAGACGTAGGAGGACCTTCTCCAGGGAGTTTAAACCCTTATGCCACTACAATATATGAGGAGGGACTTGTAATACCTCCAGTAAAGATAATTAAGAAGGGTAAGCTAAACGAGGAGATAGTTGAGATTATTAGAGAGAACTTTAAGGTTCCAGAAGTATCCTTAGGTGATTTAAATGCTCAGATCTCAGCTAACTTAAACGGTGTATTGAGAGTAAAGCAGCTAATAGATAAATACGGCTTAGATAGAGTTTTATCTTCCTGGGCAAAATCAATTGAATACGGAAGATCCTTAGCTCTTTCTGAAATTTCTAAATGGAATGAGGGTTCATTTGAGGATGAGGATTACTTAGAATTGGATACTTTAAAGAGAATAAGGGTTAAAATAACTATTAGTGATAAGGGAATAATTGCAGACTTTAATGGAACTGATAATCAAGTTGAAGCTCCATTTAACGCAGTATACGGTGTTACTTTTTCTGCAGTGAGTTTTGTGGTTAGGTCTTTAATAGGGAAGGACATTCCTACTAATGAGGGGTTTTATAGCGTAATTAAGGTAATAGCACCAGAGGGTACTATAGTTAATCCATTAAAGCCTGCAGCAGTCGGAGGAGGAAACGTTGAAACTTCACAGAGGATTGCAGATGTCACATTTAAAGCGTTTTCACACTCAATTCCAGTACCAGCTGCAAGCTCTGGTACCATGATGAACGTAATGATGGGGGGCACTTATAAGGGAAAATATTGGGCTTACTATGAGACTATAGGGGGAGGTATGGGGGGAAGACCAAATAAGGATGGAGTGTCTGGGGTTCATGTAAATATGACGAATACGTTAAATACTCCCATAGAAATAGCTGAAAGGCATTATCCAATACTTTTCACTACATATAGAATAAGAGAAGGAAGCGGAGGAAAGGGTATGTATAGGGGAGGAGATGGAATAATAAGAGCATTTAAGGTTTTAGAGAAAACTAAGCTCTCAATAATGGCTGAAAGATTTAAGGTTCCACCTTGGGGATTAAAGGGAGGAGAGAACGGAAAGCCAGGGAGGGTTACAATTATCAGAAAGGGTAATGTTGTAGAGGAAATGCCCAGTAAGTTCTCCACTATTTTAAATCCGGGAGATGAGGTAATAATTGAAACCCCAGGGGGAGGAGGATATGGAAGCGAGAAATAG
- a CDS encoding PaREP1 family protein, whose translation MSISTSAEIYYEEAEEFLSKGDLVQACEKYYKAAEEAIKLLVIENNLKEIINEAEEHGWDSKTLNDAVTELSYKLGDNIIDMWASAVTLFTARKFMDKDLIENYKKDIKTLIEEAKQRFSIKVLK comes from the coding sequence ATGAGTATAAGTACTAGTGCAGAAATATATTACGAGGAAGCGGAGGAGTTTTTATCTAAGGGTGATCTTGTTCAAGCTTGTGAGAAGTATTATAAGGCTGCTGAGGAGGCTATAAAGCTTCTTGTTATAGAAAATAACCTAAAAGAAATAATAAATGAGGCAGAAGAGCACGGGTGGGATTCTAAGACATTAAATGATGCGGTAACTGAACTGTCTTATAAGCTTGGAGATAATATAATAGACATGTGGGCATCAGCGGTAACACTTTTTACTGCAAGGAAATTTATGGATAAAGATTTAATAGAGAATTATAAGAAAGACATTAAGACGCTAATTGAGGAGGCCAAGCAAAGATTTAGCATTAAAGTTCTTAAATGA
- a CDS encoding PaREP1 family protein, with amino-acid sequence MRRPSKDLALKFLNEAEEFLSKGDLVQACEKYYKAAEEAIKLLVIENNLKEIINDVESKGRWESENLFKASKLLRSNNLEILILWKSAWTLHVEGFHELSLNEKEVKKLKEDVKKLVIFAINS; translated from the coding sequence TTGAGGAGGCCAAGCAAAGATTTAGCATTAAAGTTCTTAAATGAGGCTGAGGAGTTTTTATCTAAGGGTGATCTTGTTCAAGCTTGTGAGAAGTATTATAAGGCTGCTGAGGAGGCTATAAAGCTTCTTGTTATAGAAAATAACCTAAAAGAAATAATAAATGATGTTGAGAGCAAGGGAAGATGGGAAAGCGAAAACTTGTTTAAAGCTTCCAAATTATTACGAAGTAATAATCTTGAAATACTAATTCTATGGAAAAGCGCATGGACTCTTCATGTGGAAGGATTCCATGAGCTTAGTTTAAACGAGAAGGAAGTTAAAAAACTTAAGGAAGATGTTAAGAAACTAGTTATATTTGCCATTAATAGTTAA